The Deltaproteobacteria bacterium genome segment CTCGGGAATGACGAAAAAGGGGGGCTACAGTGTTAAGTTAAGGGCCCGTCAGGGGCATCCTCTTCCGGGCAAACTCACAGACGAGGCGTAGATTCTTAAACACATATCTTGAGAATTTTTCTCTAACATTTAATACCTTCCGACCAGTTTATCCGCTTCGACCAACCAGCCTCCACCCATGGATTTATAGAGGTTGACCAGGGCGCGAAAGAGGACTCCCTGGGTTTGCGTATAGGAAAGTTCGGCACTGAAAAGACCCCGCTCGGCATCAAGCACTTCCAGGTAACTGGTATAACCGTTCTCATACCGCACCCTGGCCAACCCCAGATAACTCTGTAAAGCCTCTACCTGTTTTTTTTGCCTGGCTAATTGTTCCCTTGACTTGGCCTGATCGATCAGGGCATCCTCCACCTCTCTGAAGGCGGTCTGGACGGCCTGCTGATAACGGACCAGGGCTTGTTGCTGTAAGGCTTCGGTGGCCTTTATCGTCCCGGCGATCACGCCTGCATTAAAGACGGGCATTGAAATCTGGGCGGTATAATTCCAGGTCCTGGCCGGCCCGCTAAAAAGACTGGACAACTCCGTGCTTTCCAGCCCAAAAAAGCCGGTCAGGGAAATGGAGGGAAAATAAAGGGCCTTGGCCGCCCCGATCCTGGCATTGGCGGCAATCAGGTTTTGCTCGGCCTGGCGGATATCCGGGCGCCTTTCCAGAAGCTGCGAAGGGACCCCGGCCGGAACGGCCGGTAGAATCAGATGGTCCAGGATTTTACCTCTTGGAATCCGACCCGGATGGTGTCCTATCAACAGGCTCAAGGCGTTCTCCTGCTGGAAGATCAGCTTTTGAAGCAATGAAACGGTGGCCAAGGCCGATTGGACCTCCGATTCTATTTGTCTGAGTTCCAATTGCGAGATGAGTCCCCGCTCAAAACGGAGATGGAAGAGTTTGAAAGAATCTTCCCGGCTTTTGGAAGTTCTTTCGGCAATTTCAAGTTGTTTATCCAGGTCCCGGAGGTCGATGTAGGCAATGGCTACTGCGGTCACCACGGTCATCAGGACCCCCCGTCGCCCTTCTTCGGTGCTCAGCAGATCGGCCCGGGCCGCTTCAGTTGCCCGACGGAGACGCCCCCAGATATCGATCTCCCAACCGGCAGTCAGGAGGGCCTGAAAATCATAATAGGGGTTGTCGGTTGTTGAAGACCGCGGGGGATTGCTGTATTGGGTCAGGGACTTTCTCTGGACCATCCCCGTGGCATCCGCCTGGGGGAAGAGCGCGGCCCTGGAAAAGCCGTACCGTCCCATGAATTCCTCGACCCTCAAGGCGGCGATTTTAAGATCCAGGTTCTCCTTAAGGGCCGTGGCGATCAACTCATTCAAGACCGGATCATCGAACTGCCCCCACCAGGCGGTATTAGCCCAATCCTGGGCTTCTTTTTCTTCAAAACGCCAGGATGAAGGGACATCCATTGCCGGGCGCCGGTAATCCGGCCCGAGGGTGCAGGCCGAGATTATCAGAACCGAGAAGAGAGCGGTGATCCCTTTAAACATGGTTGGCCTCCTTTTCATCCTCCCGGTGTTTTTTCTTTCTGCGCCTGAAGATTTTTTCTACCACATAAAAAGTCACCGGGATCAGAAAAATGGCAATGACCGAAGCGGCGGTGGTCCCTCCCATGACCGCCGTACCCATAATCCGCCGGGCTACGGCACCGGCGCCCGAGGAAAAAACCAGGGGCAGCACACCCAGCAGAAAGGCGAAGGAGGTCATCAGGATCGGCCGGAGACGCAAGCGGGCACCCTCGAGGGCGGCCTCATCCAAAGGGCTTCCCCCCTCATGTCTTGTCTTGGCGAACTCGACGATCAGGATGGCATTTTTGGCCCCCAGACCGATGAGGACGATGAGACCGATTTGGGCATAAACGTTATTCACCTGGCCGGTGAGCCATATTCCGGCGAAGGCCCCGAAAACAGCCACCGGTGTGCAGAGAAGCACGCTGAACGGCAGGGACCAGCTCTCATAAAGGGCCGCCAGGATGAGGAAGACACAGAGGAGGGAAAAACCGAAGATGGCGGAAGCGGGGATACCCTCCTGGGCCTTTTTTTCCTGAAAGCTCATACCGATGTAGTCGAGGCCCATCTCCCCCGGCATGGTCTGATGAAAAACCTCTTCCAGGGCCTTCATGACCTGGCCCGAGCTGAAACCGGGTTTGCCCATGGCATTGATCTGGGCTGAGCGATAAAGGTTATAGCGCATAGTGAACTCCGGACCGGGGCGGTTCTCCATGGTGGTCAAAGCCGAAAGGGGCACATGGTCCCCCTTGTCGTTATCCACATAGAATTGCCGGATGTCTTCAGCCTTGGTGCGGTACTCCCCTTCAGCCTGGACAAAGACCTGCCACTGGCGCCCGAAGCGGTTAAAAAAGTTTACGAAATAGCCGCCCATAAAGGCCTGGAGGGTCTGGTAGACCTCCCCAAGGTCAACCCCCTGTTTGAGCACCTTGTCGCGGTCCACCTTGACAAAGAGCTGTGGAACCGAAGGAAGAAAGGTAGTCGTCACCCTGGCCAGCTCCGGCCTTTTCCTGGCCCCGTCCAGAAATTTGTTGACGTTTTCCGCCAAAAAAGAAAGGGGTTTGCCTGCCCGGTCCTCGAGCACCAGGGTGGCTCCGCCGGCCAGACCGATTCCTTGTATGGCCGGGGGCGGAAAGGCAAAGGCCACAGCCTGGGGCAACTGGCTTAATTCACTGTTCAGGTGGGCCATAACCGCCTGGTATTGTTCCTCCGGCCTTTTTCGGTCCTTCCACTCTTTGAGGGTTACAAAGAAGAACCCGCTATAGGTATTTTGGGCAATGCTCATCAGGCTGATGCCGACGATGGTCTGGTAGTGTTCGACACCCGGGGTCTTCCTGATGATCTCCTCAATCTTTCGGCAGGTGGCGTCCGTCCTTTGTAGAGAGGCGGAATTGGGCAGAGTCACGTTGATGTACATATAGCCCAAATCTTCTTCCGGCAAAAACCCCACGGGGATCCCTTTGCCGAAAAGACCGCCCAGGATGGCGATGCCGGCTAAAAGAATGAGACTCAAGACGCTCTTGCGAATCAAGGTCCCGCAGACCCGGATATAGCCTTTTGAGGCCCGGCTGAAGGACCGGTTGAACCAGGCGAAGAAGACCCCTAAAGGTCCCCGGGTCTCTTTCCCCGGCTTGTGCAGCAGGGCGCAAAGGGCCGGGCTCAGGGTCAGGGCGTTGAAGGCCGAGATGAGAACCGAAATGGCGATGGTCACGGCAAACTGCTGATAGAGCCTTCCGGTGATGCCCGGTATGAATATGGTCGGCACAAAGACGGCGCTTAAAATCAAGGCGATAGCCATCACCGGCCCGGAAACCTCCTTCATGGCCTTGAACGAGGCCTCTTTCGGGGAGAGGCCTTCCTCGATGTGACGCTCTACCGCCTCCACAACGATGATGGCGTCATCCACCACCAGGCCGATGGCCAGCACCAGGCCGAAAAGCGACAGGGTATTGATGGAGAACCCCAGCAAGGGGAAGACGGCAAAGGTGCCGATCAGGGAGACCGGAACGGCCAGGGCCGGAATAAGGGTCGCCCGCCACCCCTGAAGAAAAAGGTAGACCACCAGGATAACCAGGAGCAGGGCCTCCAAAAGCGTAATAACGATCTCCTTGATCCCCTCGTTGATGGACTTGGTGGTATCCAGGGCGACCGTATAATCGAGGTCGGCCGGAAACCTTTTTTTGGCTTCGTTCATCAACTTTTTAATGGCCTGGACCGTTGTTAAGGCGTTGGAACCGGGCAACTGATAGATGGCCATGATCCCGGCCGGCTTCCCGTCGATTCGGCCGTTGATGGCATAACTTTGGGTCCCCAGTTCAATCCGGGCCACGTCCTTCAGCCTGACGATCGACCCGTCGGGGTTGGCCCGGACCACAATCTCGCCAAATTCCTCCTCCGAAACCAGACGGCCCTGGGCGCGCACGATATAGGTGTATTCCTGGCCGGGCGGGGCCGGCTCACTGCCGACTTGTCCGGCCGGATTGACCGTATTCTGTTTCTGGATGGCGCCGATAATATCGGGAACGGTCAGGCCCAGCTTGCCCAGGGTATCGGGTTTGACCCAGATACGGATGGCATAGGGACCGGCGCCGAAAATGGCCACCTGGCCGATGCCGGGCACCCGCAGGAGCTGATCGACCAGATTGATATTGGCGTAGTTGGCTAAAAAGGCGGCGTTGTAGCTGCCTTTAGGGGAGGTGAGGCCGATGAGCATCATCGGTGCGGCCCTGGATTTTACCATGGTTACGCCGTAATTGCGCACATCGATGGGCAGTTGGGGTTGGGCCTGGTTCTGCCGCATCTGGGTAAAGATCAAATCCGTGTTGGGGTCGGTCTTGACATCGAAATTGACGAACATCCGCATCGTTCCATTACTGGCATTCACGGAATACATATAGTTCATATTGTCCACGCCGCTGATCTGCTGTTCGATAGGGGTGGCCACGGATTGTTCCACGGTTTCGGCGTCGGCACCGGTATAGGTGGTGTAGATCTGGATCTCCGGTGGAACGATCTCCGGGAATTGGGCCACCGGCAGTCCCACCATGGCCACCAGGCCCAGGATGACAAACAAGATAGAGATGACCATGGCCACAATGGGACGGTTGATAAAAAACTTCGACATCCGGCCTACCCCCTATTTTTTCCCTGTCTTTTGAATCGCCGGCTGAGGCCCGGCCGTATTGGCCATCCCGGAATCAGAACGGAAGGGCCTGGTCGCCACCACCATCCCATCCTTGATCTTCTGAAGCCCTTCGATGACGACCTGCTCGCCGGGATTAAGGCCTTCTTCGATCACCCAAAGATTGCCGACCCGTTCGGCCGCTTTGACCTGCCTGATGGAAACCTTATTATCCGGGCCGACCACGGCCGCCTGATATTTTCCCTGTAATTCGATGACCGCCCGCTGGGGAACCAAAAGCGCCCCTTTCTTGACCATAATCCGGGCACGAATCCGGGCAAATTGTCCGGGGCGCAGCACATTTCCCGGATTCTTGAACAGGGCGGCTACCTTGATCGTCCCGGTTCTCAGGTCCACCTGACGGTCGGCAAAGGCCAGTTTCCCCTGAAAAGGATGGACATTGCCGTCGGCCAGGATCAACTCCAGGGGTATCTGCTGGGTCTTTCCATTCCCGTTAGCCATATATTTCAGGTACTCCTGTTCGCTCATCGGGAAATAGACCTTGATCGGGTCCACAGTGGAGACGGTGGTCAGTTCCTCGATGGAACCGGGTCCTACCAGGTTACCCAATTGGGCCCTGGCAATACCGGCGATCCCATCAATGGGAGATATGATCCTGGTAAATCCCAGATCGACCTGGGCCTTATCGACCACCGCCTGGGCAGCCACCACCGCGGCCAAGGTGACCCGTTCCGTGGCCACGGCCTCATCGAAGTCTTTCTGGCTGACGGCCTTCTGGGCTACCAGGGGCTTGATCCGTTCGAGATTGGCCCTGGCGTTTTCCCATCGGGCCCGCTGCTCGGTAAGCTGCCCCCTGGCCTGATCCAAAGTCGCCTGGAGAAACCGGGGGTCGATTTTAAAGAGGACCTGCCCTTTGAGGACAAAATCCCCTTCCTTATAATCCTGCTCGACCAGGTACCCCTGGACCTGGGCCCGTATGGTGGCGTTGACAAAACCATCCGTAGAAGCGGTCCATTCCGAATGGATCGGTACATCCTTCAGGAGAACAGGGGCAACTTCAACAATGATTTTAGAGAAACCTTCTTTCGCTTGATTTTTTTTGCATCCTATCGAAAAAAGCGTTATCCCAAACATCAGAAGAATGCCTGCGGACCAAAGCACTCTTAACCCATTTCTACCAATCATTCAAAATCCTCCTTGTCGACGGGGTCAACCGGTTCACAACCCTCTTCCTTGTCGGAACGCCTATTACCCAACTTTGGAGATTTGTTTCAGACCCCCAGGGACCAAACCCCTCCAAGAGCCTATATCTGTTTAATTTTGTTTGAATTTATTTTCAGGAAAAAGAGTATAGGATAGGAAGGAAAGAGCGTCAAGGAGAAAAACAATACTCAATAAGAAGGTTGCCAAATCCATTAAAATTTGATAGTTTCATAAAAAAAACAAGGATAGAAATTTAAATCCTTTTACGTAACAGGAGACTCGATGATCAGAGAGCTTCAGGTAAAAAAAATAACCCAGGCCGTTAAACGGTTATGTATTGAAGCCAACGAAAACCTTGGCGAAGATGTCCTTAACTGCTTTCAGCAAGCCTTGCAGAAAGAAATATCCCCGGTTGGGAAAGAGATTCTGGAACAATTGATCGAAAACGCCCGGATCAGTAGGGAGGAGCATCTGCCCATGTGCCAGGATACCGGACTGGCGGTAATTTTTTTAGAAATCGGCCAGGACCTGCATCTGACCGGCGGTGACTTGAAAGAGGCCGTCAATCAGGGGGTCCGAGAGGGGTATGGAGAAGGCTATCTGCGTAAATCGTCCTGCCATCCTTTTACCAGGGCCAATACCGGGGATAATACGCCGGCCGTCATCTATATCAATGTGGTCCCCGGTGAGCGGCTTAAAATTTGGGTTGTCCCGAAAGGCGGCGGCAGTGAGAATATGAGCCGTTTATTTATGCTTCCCCCCTCGGCCGGGCTCCCTGGAATCAAGGAGAAAATTGTAGAAACCGTCAAGGAGGCCGGGCCAAACCCCTGCCCTCCGACCATTATCGGCGTGGGCATCGGCGGAACCTTTGAACAGGCCGCCTTGCAGGCCAAAAAGTCTCTGCTCCGTCCCCTTGGGAGCCCGAACCCTGATCCCGAGCTGGACCGGCTTGAGATCGAACTGCTGGAAATGATCAATAAACTCGGAATAGGCCCCCAGGGTTTGGGAGGCCGGACGACCTCCCTGGCCGTCCATATCCGGCTTCTGCCCTGCCACATTGCCAGTCTTCCCGTAGCGGTCAATATCCAGTGCCACGCCAGCAGGCATAAGGAGATTACCTTATAAAAATAAGGGGCAAATTGGTCAAAGACAAGAAATTGATTTTTGGTTCAGATTTGTAAGTTCGGAGTACGGAGTTCGGAGTTAATAGTTTTTACGCCGGACAATTCACTAATAACTCCGAACTCAATACTCCGAACTCATAACTGCAAACACTTTTACCAATAAAGGGTTATTTATGTCCAAAACAGTCACTCTAACCACCCCCTTAACCGACGAAATGGTATCTTCCCTTGAGATTGGAGACAAGGTTTTTTTAAACGGTGTCGTTTATTCGGCCAGAGACGCTGCCCACAAAAGGTTAATTGACCTGTTGGATGCCGGGAAACCGCTCCCCTTTGACCTTAAGGGACAGGTTATCTATTATGTCGGCCCCTCCCCTGCAAAACCGGGGCGGGTAATCGGGGCGGCCGGCCCGACTACCAGTTATCGCATGGACCCCTATGCGCCCCGATTGATGGAACTGGGTCTGAAGGGGATGATCGGCAAAGGGAAACGGTCCCCGGCCGTAAAAGAGGCCCTAGTCAAATATAAGGCCGTTTATTTAGGGGCCACCGGTGGGGCCGGGGCCTTGATTTCCCGGGCCATCAAAGCCGCGGAAGTCATTGCCTATGAGGAATTGGGTCCTGAAGCCATCCGCCGGATGGTGGTGGAAAACTTCCCGGCTGTGGTCATCAACGACAGTCTGGGACGGGATCTTTACGAGGAAGGCCTTAAAGAATACCAGTTACCGTAGGCGGGAGAATCATTAGTAGGAAAAAAAGTTGCAAGATGCAAGATGCAAGCGTAACAAACCTTGTACCTGTTTTCATGTTTCGTGGCGCCTCAGACGGGTATGTGGATTTAACAAGAGGATGGGTTTAAAACAACTCATTAAGGAGTGTTGGGATGCGAGATAACCGGTCTTTCATTTATTTTAAAGGGATCAGTCTGCTTATCGGCCTTGCAATGATAGCAGGAATGCTATCCTGTACTTCCAGTACGGGCGGCTCCAGCAGTTCCGGCTCGGGTACCGGTACGGGCTGGACGATATCCGTATCGGCCACTCCGACCTCTGCTTCGGCCTCAAATGGGGAAGTTCTGGGGATTGTGGCCGTGGTTAAGGATCGCAATGGAACCCCGGCTGTTAGAGGGACCAATGTGTGTATAAGCGCCTTGAGAGGGGGTTTTGTCAACTCCACTTCAACGGATGGACTGGTCGTGGTTTCCATATGCTCGACTACCTCAAATGACATAGGACAGGTCCAGGCCATTTATACCCCTTTAAAGGTGTATGACGTTGAAATATCAGCCGGAACCTTTAAACAAATGAATCTCCCCATAAGCCCAGGGACAGACACGTTAACCGCTACGGCTATGGGTGTTTCCGGTTCGACCAATGTTCAGGTCACGCCTTAAATAAAATCAGGCCTACCCCTCATGCCCTCAATGGAGCGCCACGAAGCATGAAAATTGGACTGAAGGAATATTACGAATCATGATAACGGGTTTTTATTCCGAAATCCGAATTCTGAAATCCGAACTTAAAGGGTCATCTCCTCCCGCATGACCCGTTTCAAGGTTTTACCGGCCGTGCTCCTCGGGAAATCCTCTTTAAAAACCACCTGATGGACCCGCTGATAAGCAGCCCCTACCCTCTGGTTGATCCAACCTTTCAGTTCATCTTCGGCAACGGCCCCCGGCCGGTATAGGATAACAGCCGCCACCGGGGTTTCTCCCCACTTTTCATGGGGAATGCCGAAAACCGCTACTTCGCGCACCGCCGGGTGTTGGATCACAATTTCCTCAATATCTTTAGGATAGACATTGATCCCCCCGGAGATGATCATGTCTTTCTTCCGGTCCACGAGACAAAGATAGCCGTCCGCATCCATATAACCCAGATCGCCGGTGTAGAGCCAGCCGTCGATAACGGCCTTCTCGGTCAAATCCGGGCGTTTATAGTAACCGGGCATGAGGATTGGCCCCCGGCCGACGATCTCCCCCACCTCACCAACCGGCAGCTCCTGCCGTTGGTCATTCATA includes the following:
- a CDS encoding fumarate hydratase is translated as MIRELQVKKITQAVKRLCIEANENLGEDVLNCFQQALQKEISPVGKEILEQLIENARISREEHLPMCQDTGLAVIFLEIGQDLHLTGGDLKEAVNQGVREGYGEGYLRKSSCHPFTRANTGDNTPAVIYINVVPGERLKIWVVPKGGGSENMSRLFMLPPSAGLPGIKEKIVETVKEAGPNPCPPTIIGVGIGGTFEQAALQAKKSLLRPLGSPNPDPELDRLEIELLEMINKLGIGPQGLGGRTTSLAVHIRLLPCHIASLPVAVNIQCHASRHKEITL
- a CDS encoding Fe-S-containing hydro-lyase; protein product: MSKTVTLTTPLTDEMVSSLEIGDKVFLNGVVYSARDAAHKRLIDLLDAGKPLPFDLKGQVIYYVGPSPAKPGRVIGAAGPTTSYRMDPYAPRLMELGLKGMIGKGKRSPAVKEALVKYKAVYLGATGGAGALISRAIKAAEVIAYEELGPEAIRRMVVENFPAVVINDSLGRDLYEEGLKEYQLP
- a CDS encoding efflux RND transporter periplasmic adaptor subunit yields the protein MIGRNGLRVLWSAGILLMFGITLFSIGCKKNQAKEGFSKIIVEVAPVLLKDVPIHSEWTASTDGFVNATIRAQVQGYLVEQDYKEGDFVLKGQVLFKIDPRFLQATLDQARGQLTEQRARWENARANLERIKPLVAQKAVSQKDFDEAVATERVTLAAVVAAQAVVDKAQVDLGFTRIISPIDGIAGIARAQLGNLVGPGSIEELTTVSTVDPIKVYFPMSEQEYLKYMANGNGKTQQIPLELILADGNVHPFQGKLAFADRQVDLRTGTIKVAALFKNPGNVLRPGQFARIRARIMVKKGALLVPQRAVIELQGKYQAAVVGPDNKVSIRQVKAAERVGNLWVIEEGLNPGEQVVIEGLQKIKDGMVVATRPFRSDSGMANTAGPQPAIQKTGKK
- a CDS encoding multidrug efflux RND transporter permease subunit, yielding MSKFFINRPIVAMVISILFVILGLVAMVGLPVAQFPEIVPPEIQIYTTYTGADAETVEQSVATPIEQQISGVDNMNYMYSVNASNGTMRMFVNFDVKTDPNTDLIFTQMRQNQAQPQLPIDVRNYGVTMVKSRAAPMMLIGLTSPKGSYNAAFLANYANINLVDQLLRVPGIGQVAIFGAGPYAIRIWVKPDTLGKLGLTVPDIIGAIQKQNTVNPAGQVGSEPAPPGQEYTYIVRAQGRLVSEEEFGEIVVRANPDGSIVRLKDVARIELGTQSYAINGRIDGKPAGIMAIYQLPGSNALTTVQAIKKLMNEAKKRFPADLDYTVALDTTKSINEGIKEIVITLLEALLLVILVVYLFLQGWRATLIPALAVPVSLIGTFAVFPLLGFSINTLSLFGLVLAIGLVVDDAIIVVEAVERHIEEGLSPKEASFKAMKEVSGPVMAIALILSAVFVPTIFIPGITGRLYQQFAVTIAISVLISAFNALTLSPALCALLHKPGKETRGPLGVFFAWFNRSFSRASKGYIRVCGTLIRKSVLSLILLAGIAILGGLFGKGIPVGFLPEEDLGYMYINVTLPNSASLQRTDATCRKIEEIIRKTPGVEHYQTIVGISLMSIAQNTYSGFFFVTLKEWKDRKRPEEQYQAVMAHLNSELSQLPQAVAFAFPPPAIQGIGLAGGATLVLEDRAGKPLSFLAENVNKFLDGARKRPELARVTTTFLPSVPQLFVKVDRDKVLKQGVDLGEVYQTLQAFMGGYFVNFFNRFGRQWQVFVQAEGEYRTKAEDIRQFYVDNDKGDHVPLSALTTMENRPGPEFTMRYNLYRSAQINAMGKPGFSSGQVMKALEEVFHQTMPGEMGLDYIGMSFQEKKAQEGIPASAIFGFSLLCVFLILAALYESWSLPFSVLLCTPVAVFGAFAGIWLTGQVNNVYAQIGLIVLIGLGAKNAILIVEFAKTRHEGGSPLDEAALEGARLRLRPILMTSFAFLLGVLPLVFSSGAGAVARRIMGTAVMGGTTAASVIAIFLIPVTFYVVEKIFRRRKKKHREDEKEANHV
- a CDS encoding efflux transporter outer membrane subunit, producing MFKGITALFSVLIISACTLGPDYRRPAMDVPSSWRFEEKEAQDWANTAWWGQFDDPVLNELIATALKENLDLKIAALRVEEFMGRYGFSRAALFPQADATGMVQRKSLTQYSNPPRSSTTDNPYYDFQALLTAGWEIDIWGRLRRATEAARADLLSTEEGRRGVLMTVVTAVAIAYIDLRDLDKQLEIAERTSKSREDSFKLFHLRFERGLISQLELRQIESEVQSALATVSLLQKLIFQQENALSLLIGHHPGRIPRGKILDHLILPAVPAGVPSQLLERRPDIRQAEQNLIAANARIGAAKALYFPSISLTGFFGLESTELSSLFSGPARTWNYTAQISMPVFNAGVIAGTIKATEALQQQALVRYQQAVQTAFREVEDALIDQAKSREQLARQKKQVEALQSYLGLARVRYENGYTSYLEVLDAERGLFSAELSYTQTQGVLFRALVNLYKSMGGGWLVEADKLVGRY